From a single Streptomyces liliifuscus genomic region:
- a CDS encoding SpoIIE family protein phosphatase, whose product MANLSERGAAREVAVILLDRAGVVRRFSSTAAELLGYTAAEVCGRPIAALLEDPSELSRVVAENGRPFTGRGPIRFRHSSGGPVELTVAAKPLDGSSEVVLVVTPAPEPGVWEQSAAFLHALLAQEQMGIVLFDTGLKVVRTNGTPGMYGWPRLHVGDHLADVISADDANEAEARLRQVLATGVAQVAGEQRMRARDASKRERSFSVSAFRLEDGRGRATGVAALFSDNTEQWRARRRTEVSHEASARIGGSLDVTRTAQDIASVLVPALADMAMVEIADPVLEGDEMPKGVLPGGQWSLRRVAVASAVGPWPAELIPVGGVIPELPDDPQVRQGALHGDTVLNTTRREMADLFKDPEVIRSMMPAKGHSVIVAPLFARDHLLGFVVVWRTEWPEPFEQEDEDLLFDIAARAALSLDNARRYTREHRAAVALQQRLLPRAVTRTTAAESAGCYIPAGGGADISGDWFDVIPLPSLRVAFVVGDVTGHGLHAAATMGRLRTAIHTLADLEFAPGELLSHLDDLVQQLADETDPRLKDSIGATCLYALYDPVSGTCSLAAAGHPPPAVISPDGTGHLITVSPGPPLGVGGMPFEVTTVDLEPGSTLALYTDGVVRARSDDTDRGIRELLNRLSSLCRHDETLKDIGNAVMGEHTETPSRDDMALLLARPQRVPASDIADWTFPDDPAAVADARRAVARQLAAWELDHMAFATELIVSELVTNAIRYAGGTVGLRLFHDDATLVCEVTDGSNTQPRLRRARVGDEGGRGLFLVAQLSKRWGSRYHQTGKTIWAEESTTALAAQDTAYAAVWDSATL is encoded by the coding sequence ATGGCAAACCTGAGTGAGCGCGGCGCGGCCCGAGAGGTGGCAGTCATCCTGCTCGACCGCGCGGGAGTCGTGCGGCGGTTCTCGAGTACGGCCGCTGAGCTGCTGGGATACACGGCCGCGGAGGTTTGCGGGCGGCCGATCGCTGCGCTGCTCGAAGATCCCTCCGAACTGAGCCGCGTCGTTGCGGAGAATGGTCGCCCCTTCACGGGCCGCGGCCCGATTCGATTCCGGCACAGCTCCGGGGGACCGGTCGAACTTACTGTCGCCGCCAAGCCTCTGGACGGCTCCTCCGAAGTCGTCCTCGTGGTGACGCCGGCACCGGAACCAGGGGTGTGGGAACAGAGTGCGGCCTTCCTGCATGCCCTGCTTGCTCAGGAGCAAATGGGGATCGTTCTCTTCGACACCGGACTGAAGGTCGTGCGCACCAACGGCACCCCGGGGATGTACGGGTGGCCTCGCCTGCATGTGGGCGATCACCTGGCAGACGTGATTTCCGCGGACGACGCGAACGAGGCCGAGGCGCGGTTGCGTCAGGTACTGGCGACCGGGGTGGCGCAGGTCGCGGGGGAACAGCGGATGCGTGCGAGGGACGCGTCGAAGCGGGAGCGGTCCTTCTCCGTGTCCGCATTCCGGCTTGAGGACGGGCGCGGCCGCGCGACGGGGGTCGCCGCGCTCTTCAGCGACAACACAGAGCAGTGGCGCGCCCGGCGCCGTACCGAGGTGAGTCACGAGGCGTCGGCCAGGATCGGTGGTTCGCTGGACGTGACCCGGACAGCCCAGGACATCGCGAGTGTGCTCGTGCCGGCCCTCGCGGACATGGCCATGGTAGAGATCGCCGATCCTGTGCTCGAAGGCGACGAGATGCCCAAGGGTGTCCTTCCTGGCGGCCAATGGTCCCTGCGCCGAGTGGCGGTGGCCTCGGCCGTCGGCCCCTGGCCCGCCGAGCTCATCCCCGTGGGCGGTGTGATCCCGGAACTCCCGGACGATCCCCAGGTGCGCCAGGGGGCCCTGCACGGCGACACGGTCCTCAATACGACGCGGCGGGAGATGGCGGACCTCTTCAAGGATCCGGAGGTGATCCGGTCGATGATGCCCGCGAAAGGGCACTCGGTGATCGTCGCTCCGCTCTTTGCGCGTGATCATCTCCTGGGCTTCGTCGTGGTGTGGCGGACCGAGTGGCCCGAGCCGTTTGAGCAGGAGGACGAGGACCTCCTGTTCGACATCGCCGCGCGCGCCGCGCTGAGCCTGGACAACGCCCGCCGCTACACCCGTGAGCATCGGGCCGCGGTCGCATTGCAACAGCGGTTGCTGCCCAGGGCCGTCACGCGGACCACGGCGGCGGAGTCGGCTGGTTGCTACATACCCGCGGGCGGCGGGGCGGACATCAGTGGCGACTGGTTCGACGTCATCCCCCTGCCGTCGCTGCGAGTGGCGTTCGTCGTCGGTGACGTCACCGGGCACGGACTGCACGCGGCTGCCACCATGGGGCGCCTGCGGACCGCCATCCACACCCTGGCCGACCTGGAGTTCGCACCCGGAGAGCTCCTCAGCCATCTCGACGATCTCGTCCAGCAACTCGCTGACGAGACCGATCCTCGTCTGAAGGACAGCATCGGCGCCACCTGCCTGTACGCGCTGTATGACCCGGTCTCCGGTACCTGCTCCCTGGCCGCTGCGGGACACCCGCCCCCTGCGGTGATCTCGCCCGACGGAACGGGCCATCTGATCACTGTCTCGCCAGGGCCACCGCTCGGAGTTGGCGGCATGCCTTTCGAGGTGACCACAGTCGACCTGGAACCCGGCAGCACGCTGGCTCTTTACACCGACGGCGTCGTCCGTGCCAGGTCTGACGACACCGACCGGGGCATCCGAGAACTTCTGAACAGACTTTCGTCGCTGTGCCGCCACGACGAAACGTTGAAGGACATCGGTAACGCTGTGATGGGTGAGCACACCGAGACGCCGTCCCGTGACGACATGGCGCTTCTCCTGGCCCGCCCCCAGAGGGTCCCCGCGTCCGACATCGCCGACTGGACGTTCCCGGACGATCCCGCGGCAGTGGCCGACGCACGCCGGGCCGTCGCCAGGCAGTTGGCCGCCTGGGAGCTCGATCACATGGCATTCGCCACCGAACTGATCGTCAGTGAGCTGGTCACCAACGCGATTCGCTATGCCGGTGGCACCGTAGGCCTGCGCCTGTTCCACGACGACGCGACGCTGGTGTGCGAGGTCACGGACGGCAGCAACACCCAGCCCCGGCTACGGCGTGCGCGGGTCGGCGACGAAGGGGGCCGTGGGCTGTTTCTGGTGGCCCAGCTTTCCAAACGGTGGGGAAGCCGTTACCACCAGACGGGCAAGACCATCTGGGCGGAGGAATCGACAACAGCCCTTGCGGCGCAGGACACCGCCTATGCCGCCGTATGGGACAGCGCAACTCTGTAG
- a CDS encoding cupin domain-containing protein, whose protein sequence is MTDVSGAADVRQVLLPYRDARDKGRPYDVIPASGFWLARLRADEMPAFPALGCHLVVVLSGRIELSVRGEPASELEPGDVVCFDVGACDDVALKWPDDAWLFFVSTPGWVPEPGCHEVGSRHDPRPGRPLLTWIRDDDGRSRSEPFRWPYPLGPVPPVDTWPASIGAFVTRREYGSEGYTPGVWHNGPRRQFGITLNGCAENETGDGTVTRPVTGDVALIDDVTGAGHVTRGLGDRWMMFVTVAPGDLGELTPEL, encoded by the coding sequence GTGACTGACGTCTCCGGAGCCGCGGATGTGCGTCAGGTCCTCCTCCCTTACCGCGATGCTCGGGACAAGGGGCGGCCGTACGACGTCATCCCGGCATCGGGGTTCTGGCTCGCCCGGCTTCGGGCAGACGAAATGCCCGCGTTCCCAGCGCTCGGCTGTCACTTGGTCGTAGTGCTGTCCGGTCGTATCGAGCTCTCCGTCAGGGGAGAGCCCGCGAGCGAACTGGAGCCCGGGGACGTTGTCTGCTTCGACGTCGGCGCTTGCGACGACGTCGCGCTCAAGTGGCCGGACGACGCATGGCTCTTCTTCGTCTCCACGCCGGGATGGGTGCCGGAACCGGGCTGTCACGAAGTCGGGTCCCGTCACGACCCCCGCCCCGGTCGCCCCCTTCTCACCTGGATCCGCGACGACGACGGGCGATCGCGCTCCGAGCCCTTCCGGTGGCCGTACCCTCTGGGCCCGGTACCGCCCGTGGACACATGGCCGGCATCGATCGGGGCTTTCGTCACCCGGCGTGAATACGGATCGGAGGGCTACACCCCAGGGGTATGGCACAACGGCCCGCGACGGCAGTTCGGCATCACCCTCAACGGGTGCGCCGAGAACGAGACCGGGGACGGCACCGTCACCCGCCCGGTGACCGGCGACGTGGCTCTCATCGACGACGTGACCGGGGCCGGCCATGTCACCCGCGGTCTCGGAGACCGATGGATGATGTTCGTGACGGTCGCTCCCGGCGACCTCGGCGAGCTCACCCCGGAACTCTGA
- a CDS encoding fumarylacetoacetate hydrolase family protein, with product MKLLFFNDFRLGVFDGDSVIDVSGAVADMRPTHPQELLTAVITRWPEFEDKIRQAADQGTGVPLDSVRVRPPVPRPLNIDCMARNYMEGATERPPINGFPKTPNSIVGHGDQMVLPDIPATVFEGEAELAVVIGRRAQNVSVDEALEYVFGYTNLIDGSARGIPPRQNAFYQMKSRETFCPIGPFLVTADEVPDPQNLPVRLWTNGNLMQDFNTDDMAYGIAESIAFVSSLHTLEPGDLVATGTTHGGLHPFMHGDVVELEVGGLGRLRIDVHDDLKRTWKRETRHDRALAGLDGTPTQLSGKYTPETVQA from the coding sequence ATGAAGCTCCTGTTCTTCAATGACTTCCGGCTGGGCGTATTCGACGGCGACTCCGTCATCGACGTAAGCGGCGCTGTCGCGGACATGCGGCCGACGCACCCGCAGGAACTGCTGACGGCCGTCATCACACGGTGGCCGGAGTTCGAGGACAAGATCCGGCAGGCGGCCGATCAGGGTACCGGCGTCCCGCTGGACTCCGTCCGTGTCCGGCCTCCGGTTCCGAGGCCGCTGAACATCGACTGCATGGCACGCAACTACATGGAGGGCGCCACCGAGCGTCCCCCCATCAACGGCTTCCCCAAGACGCCCAACTCGATCGTGGGCCACGGCGACCAGATGGTGCTGCCCGACATCCCCGCGACGGTCTTCGAAGGGGAGGCCGAACTCGCCGTCGTCATCGGGCGGCGGGCGCAGAACGTCTCCGTCGACGAGGCGCTGGAGTACGTCTTCGGGTACACCAACCTCATCGACGGCTCCGCCCGGGGCATCCCGCCCCGGCAGAACGCCTTCTACCAGATGAAGTCCCGTGAGACCTTCTGTCCGATCGGCCCGTTCCTGGTGACCGCCGACGAGGTTCCGGATCCGCAGAACCTGCCGGTCCGCCTCTGGACCAATGGCAACCTGATGCAGGACTTCAACACCGACGACATGGCCTACGGCATCGCCGAGTCGATCGCGTTCGTCTCCTCGCTGCACACCCTCGAACCCGGTGACCTGGTGGCCACCGGAACCACCCATGGCGGCCTGCACCCGTTCATGCACGGTGACGTCGTCGAACTGGAGGTGGGCGGCCTGGGACGGCTTCGCATCGACGTGCACGACGACCTCAAGCGCACCTGGAAGCGGGAGACGCGTCACGACCGTGCCCTTGCCGGCCTCGACGGCACACCGACCCAGCTGAGCGGCAAGTACACTCCCGAAACGGTCCAGGCCTGA
- a CDS encoding ArnT family glycosyltransferase: MSNYAHFKPVSAAPTRDRTSPTVRSLPAWAAPAALGAVLALAAVLYGWALGSLGWGNSYYSAAVKSMGTSWTNFLFGSFDPAGVITVDKPPAALWPQVISSKIFGMHGWALLLPQVIEGVAAVLVLHRTVRRWAGEGAGLVAALVLTLTPITVAINRDNNPDTLLVLLLVSAAYALTRALQEEGRAATWWLCASGFLIGCGFLTKMLAAWMVIPAFAVAWLVGGSGPWIPRVRRLLGAGAILAASSLWWVAMVALWPGDRPYIGGSKDGSAWDLVIGYNGLGRVFGSSDGTPQGMGGGGGSGGGFGGFGGQSGLGRMFDTQVGGQISWLLPLCALALAVAVTSAVLHRRGKLPASALLPASGWLLWGTWLVVCAAVYSTQEGIFHPYYTTQLAPAIAALCGGLTAGLVRVHRAGLRWAPLAGAAGVAVSVVWAVVLVRREPDWNGWLVWPVLLVGCAAVVLLVLSRRHGRLLAAAVGAAVASVLVAPGAWAVSVPGSTGMGGSNPTAGPQTLGFGGGGGMPRQGGNGGGLPSGMPSGMPSNMPGLPGGDGSSDQSGEPSSGGMPSGIPSGMPTQGANGMPGAPGGSGSDDSDTQSPPGGGSGSAPSGRGGFGGNAELTADQRKILQYAVKHAPDARIKLAIEGGAMSAGTFILGTDEIVIGMGGFTNSDNAPSVAQLEKWTKNGELRYILGSDTNGGGRPAMAGGYTEQRSDWIADNCTKVPASSYGGTSSQSDDGGAMGFGGGDVLYDCAAK; encoded by the coding sequence ATGAGCAACTACGCGCACTTCAAGCCCGTATCGGCGGCCCCGACCCGCGATCGGACGAGCCCGACCGTCCGCTCGCTGCCCGCCTGGGCCGCACCCGCGGCACTCGGCGCCGTCCTTGCGCTCGCGGCCGTTCTGTACGGATGGGCGCTGGGTTCGCTGGGCTGGGGCAACAGCTACTACTCGGCGGCTGTGAAGTCGATGGGGACGAGCTGGACCAACTTCCTCTTCGGCTCCTTCGATCCGGCGGGCGTGATCACGGTCGACAAGCCGCCGGCCGCACTGTGGCCACAGGTGATCAGCAGCAAGATCTTCGGGATGCACGGCTGGGCACTGCTCCTGCCGCAGGTGATCGAGGGCGTGGCCGCGGTCCTCGTCCTGCACCGCACCGTGCGCCGTTGGGCGGGGGAGGGCGCGGGCCTGGTCGCGGCTCTGGTGCTGACGCTCACCCCCATCACCGTGGCCATCAACCGGGACAACAACCCCGACACACTGTTGGTGTTGCTGCTGGTGTCGGCGGCGTACGCGCTCACCCGCGCACTGCAGGAGGAGGGCAGGGCCGCGACCTGGTGGCTGTGCGCGAGCGGCTTCCTGATCGGGTGTGGATTCCTCACCAAAATGCTCGCCGCCTGGATGGTCATCCCCGCGTTCGCCGTCGCCTGGCTCGTGGGAGGAAGCGGCCCCTGGATACCGCGAGTGCGGCGTCTGCTGGGCGCGGGAGCCATCCTGGCGGCGTCCTCCTTGTGGTGGGTCGCCATGGTCGCCCTGTGGCCGGGCGACCGCCCCTACATCGGCGGGAGCAAGGACGGCTCGGCCTGGGACCTCGTGATCGGCTACAACGGGCTGGGAAGGGTCTTCGGCTCCAGTGACGGAACGCCCCAGGGCATGGGGGGCGGAGGCGGAAGCGGGGGTGGATTCGGCGGGTTCGGCGGACAGTCCGGCCTTGGCCGGATGTTCGACACGCAGGTGGGCGGTCAGATCAGCTGGCTGCTGCCCCTTTGCGCGCTGGCTCTGGCCGTCGCCGTCACCTCGGCGGTACTGCACCGACGCGGGAAGCTGCCCGCCTCCGCCCTGCTGCCGGCCTCCGGCTGGCTGCTGTGGGGAACCTGGCTGGTGGTCTGCGCTGCCGTGTACTCGACTCAGGAAGGCATCTTCCATCCGTACTACACGACCCAACTCGCTCCGGCCATAGCTGCTTTGTGCGGCGGGCTGACGGCCGGCCTGGTCCGCGTGCACCGTGCCGGGCTGCGCTGGGCTCCACTGGCCGGCGCGGCCGGGGTCGCGGTGAGCGTGGTCTGGGCGGTGGTGCTGGTCCGCCGTGAACCCGACTGGAACGGCTGGCTGGTGTGGCCGGTGCTGCTCGTGGGCTGCGCTGCCGTCGTCCTGTTGGTGCTTTCACGACGTCACGGCCGGTTGCTGGCGGCCGCCGTGGGCGCGGCGGTGGCGTCCGTTCTGGTGGCCCCGGGGGCCTGGGCGGTCAGTGTGCCCGGCTCCACCGGCATGGGCGGCTCCAACCCGACGGCCGGTCCGCAGACGCTCGGCTTCGGCGGAGGCGGCGGCATGCCCCGGCAGGGTGGGAACGGCGGAGGCCTTCCGTCGGGCATGCCGTCCGGGATGCCGTCGAACATGCCGGGCCTCCCCGGCGGTGACGGGTCTTCGGACCAGTCCGGTGAACCCTCGTCCGGCGGAATGCCTTCCGGGATTCCTTCCGGCATGCCCACGCAGGGAGCGAACGGCATGCCCGGTGCGCCCGGAGGTTCGGGCTCGGACGACAGCGACACGCAGTCACCTCCGGGCGGCGGCTCGGGAAGTGCCCCGAGCGGGCGCGGCGGTTTCGGTGGCAATGCGGAACTCACCGCTGACCAGCGCAAGATCCTTCAGTACGCCGTCAAGCACGCACCCGACGCACGCATCAAGCTCGCCATCGAGGGCGGCGCCATGTCCGCCGGCACCTTCATCCTGGGGACCGACGAGATCGTCATCGGCATGGGCGGCTTCACGAACAGCGACAACGCGCCGTCGGTGGCCCAGCTGGAGAAGTGGACCAAGAACGGCGAACTACGCTACATCCTGGGCTCCGACACCAACGGCGGCGGCCGACCGGCCATGGCCGGCGGATACACCGAGCAGCGTTCCGACTGGATCGCCGACAACTGCACGAAGGTTCCGGCGTCGTCGTACGGGGGCACGTCCTCCCAGTCGGACGACGGCGGTGCCATGGGATTCGGGGGAGGCGACGTGCTCTACGACTGCGCCGCCAAGTAA
- a CDS encoding flavin reductase family protein, whose product MSLQSKRVADTSVPKHIDPSEFRNVLGHLPTGVVVLAADASGQPVGMAANSITSVSLDPPLIAVCAARTSSTWPLIRREERFCVSVLAAHHEHISRQFSRSGADRFARISWHHRDTGPALDDAIAWIDCELVAEHDAGDHTIAVARVLDLASAQDGRALVFFRGQYGRFVPTGFEPSRRENG is encoded by the coding sequence ATGTCACTGCAAAGCAAACGAGTCGCAGACACCTCCGTTCCCAAGCACATCGACCCGAGCGAGTTCCGGAACGTACTCGGCCATCTCCCCACGGGGGTGGTGGTGCTCGCCGCCGACGCCTCCGGTCAACCTGTGGGGATGGCGGCCAACTCGATCACCTCCGTCTCGCTCGACCCGCCCCTGATCGCCGTGTGCGCCGCTCGAACGTCGAGCACATGGCCGCTGATCCGGCGCGAGGAACGCTTCTGCGTGAGCGTGCTGGCCGCGCATCACGAACACATCTCACGGCAGTTCTCGCGATCCGGCGCGGACCGATTCGCCCGGATCAGCTGGCACCACCGCGACACCGGGCCGGCGCTCGACGATGCCATCGCCTGGATCGACTGCGAGCTGGTCGCGGAACACGACGCCGGCGACCACACGATCGCGGTGGCACGGGTACTGGACCTCGCCTCCGCACAGGACGGACGGGCCCTGGTCTTCTTCCGAGGCCAGTACGGCCGGTTCGTACCGACCGGCTTCGAACCATCACGAAGGGAAAACGGATGA
- a CDS encoding IclR family transcriptional regulator — MRRARLRISILRWIGGHVNEERSSSAASSGEGRDVGHVRAVQRAARIMRALTEHPYPMGIVELAKFVRLSPASVHRLVATLVSVGWVEQNSRTSKYRLGMGAVGIGSVALVTNPVVHDGRMYLARVAQWSGHDAVLSTLVGAKTVQLARSAGVNTEILEFEPGHPQPAHAMADGKLLLAYLPEDEVRDVLGVEELRRFTRNTITDLDRMRREFEEIRAQGYAVDNFERFDTGRGIAVPVLDSGGRPLAAMVCLGKLDPAQDAELVQQLQSVAREMSDRLTATGDLPSSSFEPTQ; from the coding sequence GTGCGACGAGCGCGGCTCCGGATCAGTATCCTGAGGTGGATCGGAGGACATGTGAACGAAGAACGCTCGTCTTCAGCCGCCTCGTCCGGCGAGGGCCGGGATGTCGGGCATGTCCGGGCGGTCCAGCGTGCGGCTCGCATCATGAGGGCGCTGACCGAGCATCCGTACCCGATGGGCATCGTGGAGCTGGCCAAGTTCGTACGGCTCTCGCCCGCCAGTGTCCACCGGTTGGTGGCGACGCTCGTCAGCGTGGGATGGGTGGAGCAGAACTCGCGGACCAGCAAGTATCGCCTGGGGATGGGGGCCGTGGGCATAGGCAGTGTGGCGCTCGTGACCAACCCTGTCGTGCACGATGGCCGAATGTATCTTGCCCGGGTTGCCCAGTGGTCGGGTCACGACGCGGTGCTGAGTACGCTCGTCGGTGCCAAGACGGTGCAGCTGGCACGTTCGGCCGGTGTCAACACGGAGATCCTCGAGTTCGAGCCGGGGCATCCGCAGCCGGCGCATGCGATGGCTGACGGGAAGCTGTTGCTGGCGTATCTGCCGGAGGACGAGGTGCGTGACGTCCTCGGGGTCGAGGAGTTGCGGCGCTTCACGCGGAACACGATCACCGATCTCGACCGGATGAGGCGCGAGTTCGAGGAGATTCGGGCGCAGGGCTACGCGGTCGACAACTTCGAGAGGTTCGACACCGGCCGCGGGATCGCGGTCCCGGTGCTGGATTCGGGTGGGCGTCCCCTGGCGGCCATGGTGTGTCTGGGGAAGCTGGACCCGGCTCAGGACGCGGAGTTGGTGCAGCAACTGCAGTCGGTCGCGCGTGAGATGTCCGACCGCCTGACCGCGACCGGAGACCTGCCTTCCTCATCGTTCGAGCCGACGCAGTAA
- a CDS encoding carotenoid oxygenase family protein: MTDSMKFEVEQGHAVHSGFANSAGTAPLPPPRSLRKNVANTDVGIFDDHLLVCCEGGLPYSKHPETLETYGSYDFHDGVDVLCTGRYKTDPDSGDMLFFAATGRRLLRRLER; the protein is encoded by the coding sequence ATGACCGACTCCATGAAGTTCGAGGTCGAGCAGGGCCACGCCGTCCACAGCGGCTTCGCCAACAGCGCCGGTACAGCGCCCCTCCCCCCACCGCGCTCCCTCAGGAAGAACGTCGCCAATACCGACGTCGGCATCTTCGACGACCACTTGCTCGTCTGCTGCGAGGGCGGACTGCCGTACTCGAAGCACCCCGAAACGCTGGAGACGTACGGCAGTTACGACTTCCACGACGGCGTCGACGTCCTGTGCACCGGCCGCTACAAGACCGACCCCGACAGCGGCGACATGCTCTTCTTCGCCGCCACCGGACGTCGGTTACTGCGTCGGCTCGAACGATGA
- a CDS encoding aldehyde dehydrogenase family protein produces the protein MTQAARARRAWGPAVQRASAGARHAGALFEKHQTGIADGIVRESGALRPFAEFQTSKGAAEERYEAAALTAALFGVILRSVQDRLSFSRRRSVAALGVIAPFNVPMVPALQAVAPTLERRRWTDDPGYRPTPGR, from the coding sequence GTGACACAGGCCGCACGGGCCCGGCGCGCGTGGGGCCCTGCCGTACAACGAGCGAGCGCAGGTGCACGGCATGCCGGAGCCCTGTTCGAGAAGCACCAGACGGGCATCGCGGACGGGATCGTGCGTGAGTCGGGAGCCCTGCGCCCGTTCGCGGAGTTCCAGACCTCGAAGGGCGCCGCCGAGGAGCGCTACGAGGCCGCAGCCCTCACGGCGGCCCTCTTCGGCGTGATACTCCGCTCGGTGCAGGACCGGCTGTCGTTCTCTCGGCGACGGTCCGTGGCCGCCCTGGGCGTGATCGCTCCGTTCAACGTGCCGATGGTGCCGGCCCTGCAGGCGGTGGCACCGACACTGGAGCGGCGCCGGTGGACGGACGACCCCGGGTACCGGCCAACTCCGGGCCGGTGA
- a CDS encoding bifunctional glycosyltransferase family 2/GtrA family protein: MTPTPHLTDIAARVERPAPFQPVDRSLLPDAGTATVDIVVPVYNEERALPGCLRTLHARLSEGFPFPWRITVADNASTDETLATARRLADELPGVGVVHLDRKGRGLALRTVWGASDADIVAYMDVDLSTGLDGLLPLVAPLASGHSDLAIGSRLAPGARTVRGPRREFVSRCYNGIIRLTHGVRFTDAQCGFKAARTEVLRPLLKVTRDDTWFFDTELLLLAEHNGLRVHEVPVDWVEDIDTRVDVVSTATDDLRGLWRMARLKASGGARVEVRPRPGPAAEHPDAVLAPVARRGVLSWEVGCFTAIGLVSTVGQALLYWLLRGWWSPAVANLVSLFVLTVLNTEANRRLTFRHSTALPARAHLGAGGLFVLGYLVTSAAVLWFKWLDPGASPAAETVVLAIASVAVTCVRFAVLRLAVFADPRGRTR, encoded by the coding sequence ATGACTCCCACCCCCCACCTCACCGACATCGCCGCCCGCGTGGAGCGGCCGGCCCCATTCCAGCCGGTCGACCGTTCGCTACTCCCGGACGCCGGTACAGCGACGGTGGACATCGTCGTTCCGGTCTACAACGAGGAGCGCGCCCTGCCCGGGTGCCTGCGCACCCTCCACGCTCGTCTGTCCGAGGGATTCCCCTTCCCCTGGCGGATCACGGTCGCCGACAACGCCAGTACCGACGAGACCCTCGCCACCGCCCGCCGCCTCGCCGACGAACTGCCCGGGGTCGGCGTGGTCCACCTGGACCGCAAGGGCCGAGGACTGGCCCTGCGCACCGTCTGGGGCGCCAGCGACGCGGACATCGTGGCGTACATGGACGTGGACCTGTCCACCGGCCTGGATGGACTGCTTCCGCTGGTCGCCCCGTTGGCCAGCGGGCACTCGGACCTCGCGATCGGCTCCCGGCTGGCACCCGGCGCGCGCACGGTGCGCGGGCCGCGCCGCGAGTTTGTCTCCCGCTGTTACAACGGCATCATCCGGCTCACCCATGGCGTCCGCTTCACCGACGCCCAGTGCGGGTTCAAGGCGGCCCGAACCGAGGTGCTACGGCCGCTGCTGAAGGTGACTCGCGACGACACATGGTTCTTCGACACCGAGCTGCTCCTGCTCGCCGAGCACAACGGACTGCGCGTCCACGAGGTGCCGGTCGACTGGGTCGAGGACATCGACACCCGGGTGGACGTGGTGAGCACCGCCACGGACGACCTGCGGGGTCTGTGGCGCATGGCGCGTCTCAAGGCTTCCGGCGGTGCCCGGGTCGAGGTACGGCCGCGCCCAGGACCGGCCGCCGAGCATCCCGACGCCGTCCTCGCACCCGTCGCGCGACGCGGTGTGCTGTCGTGGGAGGTCGGCTGCTTCACCGCGATCGGCCTCGTCTCCACGGTCGGGCAGGCACTCCTGTACTGGCTGCTGCGCGGCTGGTGGAGCCCGGCCGTCGCCAACCTCGTCTCGCTGTTCGTCCTCACCGTCCTCAACACCGAGGCGAACCGACGCCTCACCTTCCGGCACTCCACCGCCCTGCCCGCCCGCGCCCACCTCGGTGCCGGTGGCTTGTTCGTCCTCGGCTACCTGGTCACCTCCGCAGCGGTGCTGTGGTTCAAGTGGCTCGATCCCGGGGCCTCACCGGCCGCGGAGACCGTGGTCCTTGCCATCGCGTCCGTCGCGGTCACCTGTGTGCGCTTCGCCGTGCTGCGGCTGGCCGTATTCGCCGACCCCCGTGGCCGTACCCGCTGA